Proteins encoded together in one Impatiens glandulifera chromosome 1, dImpGla2.1, whole genome shotgun sequence window:
- the LOC124920915 gene encoding UDP-rhamnose/UDP-galactose transporter 4-like → MTIIPAKIMNNKGAVDTAAWTFNIVTSVGIIIVNKAVMATYGFTFATTLTGLHFATTTFMTIVLRRLGYIQTSHLPLSDLVKFVIFANFSIVGMNVSLMWNSVGFYQIAKLSMIPVSCFLEVVLDKMRYSRDTNLSILLVLFGVGVCTVTDVSVNPKGFIAAIVAVWSTAMQQYYVHFLQRKYSLGSFNLLGHTAPVQAASLLLLGPFVDYWLTGKRVDAYNYSFTPLMFIFISCTIAIGTNLSQFICIGRFSAVSFQVLGHMKTILVLILGFIFFGKEGINLQVVLGMMIAILGMIWYGNASSKPGGKERWSSSILPETKALKQKGLTESNKPDHKV, encoded by the exons ATGACAATAATTCCAgcaaaaataatgaataataaaggAGCTGTTGACACAGCTGCTTGGACGTTTAATATCGTCACCTCGGTGGGGATCATTATCGTCAACAAAGCTGTAATGGCCACTTACGGTTTCACTTTCG CTACGACGTTAACTGGGCTACATTTCGCAACAACTACCTTCATGACTATTGTTCTTAGGCGATTGGGATACATCCAGACATCTCATCTACCCTTGTCTGATCTTGTCAAGTTCGTTATATTTGCAAACTTTTCAATTGTTGGAATGAATGTGAGTCTAATGTGGAATTCAGTCGGATTCTATCAG ATTGCAAAGTTGAGCATGATCCCTGTCTCTTGTTTTCTGGAGGTTGTCTTGGATAAGATGAGATACTCGAGGGATACTAATCTGAGCATATTATTAGTCTTATTTGGAGTTGGTGTTTGCACTGTTACTGATGTTAGTGTTAATCCAAAGGGCTTTATTGCCGCAATTGTGGCTGTTTGGAGTACTGCCATGCAGCAGTAT TATGTACACTTTCTCCAGAGAAAGTATTCCTTGGGATCATTTAACTTACTGGGGCATACTGCCCCAGTACAAGCTGCATCCCTTCTATTATTAGGACCCTTTGTGGACTATTGGTTGACTGGCAAGAGGGTTGATGCATATAACTACAGTTTTACACCTCTG ATGTTCATATTTATATCATGCACAATTGCGATTGGGACAAATCTGAGTCAATTCATCTGCATAGGAAGATTTTCAGCAGTGTCGTTTCAAGTGCTTGGACACATGAAGACCATACTGGTCCTGATACTGGGATTCATTTTCTTCGGGAAAGAGGGGATCAATTTGCAGGTGGTTCTGGGCATGATGATAGCAATACTGGGCATGATATGGTATGGTAATGCCTCGTCTAAACCAGGAGGGAAAGAGCGATGGTCTTCTTCTATTTTGCCTGAGACCAAAGCCCTAAAACAAAAGGGATTGACAGAATCCAACAAACCTGATCACAAGgtataa
- the LOC124922031 gene encoding dof zinc finger protein DOF5.8-like, whose translation MPSSNSSDRRQPRPHLTGAPPQEPDHLPCPRCDSTNTKFCYYNNYNFSQPRHFCKSCRRYWTHGGALRDIPVGGGSRRNTKRSRTFTLPIVSSAAAASVMSSDSPVFAGEMKLEQNGIGPFSSFLGSQGPGILALDGLGLGLGFFLGSGYENMGFGVGTRAIWPFTNGIMDNGNGGGVGLVGNTWQMEGGGGGVESGLMSGGDCFTFPK comes from the coding sequence ATGCCATCATCAAATTCATCCGACCGCCGCCAACCACGGCCCCATCTCACCGGCGCACCTCCACAAGAACCCGATCACTTACCATGTCCTCGTTGCGACTCAACCAACACCAAGTTCTGTTACTACAACAACTACAACTTCTCTCAGCCACGTCATTTCTGCAAGTCCTGTCGCCGTTACTGGACTCACGGCGGCGCCCTCCGCGACATTCCCGTCGGAGGTGGTAGTCGCCGAAACACGAAGCGTTCTCGCACCTTTACCCTCCCCATAGTCTCCTCTGCCGCCGCCGCATCTGTTATGTCCTCCGATTCCCCTGTTTTTGCCGGGGAGATGAAGCTTGAACAGAATGGTATTGGGCCGTTTAGTTCTTTTTTGGGATCTCAAGGCCCAGGTATATTAGCTCTTGATGGGCTTGGTCTTGGACTTGGATTTTTTCTTGGGTCTGGTTATGAGAATATGGGGTTTGGAGTTGGGACTAGAGCGATTTGGCCCTTCACTAACGGGATCATGGATAACGGTAACGGAGGAGGAGTAGGGTTGGTTGGGAACACGTGGCAGATGGagggaggaggaggaggtgTAGAGAGTGGGCTGATGAGTGGTGGAGATTGCTTTACATTTCCTAAGTGa